Proteins encoded by one window of Melopsittacus undulatus isolate bMelUnd1 chromosome 21, bMelUnd1.mat.Z, whole genome shotgun sequence:
- the NABP2 gene encoding SOSS complex subunit B1 encodes MSTETLVKDVKPGLKNLNLILIVLETGRVTKTKDGHEVRTCKVADKSGSINISVWDDVGNLIQPGDIIRLTKGYASVFKGCLTLYTGRGGDLQKIGEFCMVYSEVPNFSEPNPEYAAQQSQSKGAQNESTPPPPPPDEPRPPRAPPGGRITRSQPGHPPLSNGKETRRSSKR; translated from the exons ATGAGCACCGAGACGCTGGTGAAGGACGTGAAACCAGGGCTGAAGAACCTGAACCTCATCCTCATCGTGCTGGAGACGG GGCGGGTGACGAAGACCAAGGACGGACACGAGGTGCGCACGTGTAAAGTGGCCGACAAGAGCGGCAGCATCAACATCTCCGTGTGGGACGACGTCGGGAACCTCATCCAGCCTGGGGACATCATCCGGCTCACCAAGGG gTACGCGTCCGTCTTCAAGGGCTGCCTCACGCTGTACACGGGGCGCGGGGGGGACCTGCAGAAGATCGGAGA GTTCTGCATGGTCTATTCCGAGGTACCCAACTTCAGTGAACCCAACCCCGAGTACGCGGCGCAGCAATCACAGAGCAAAGGG GCCCAGAACGAGAGCAcacccccgcccccccccccagacgAGCCAAGGCCCCCCCGCGCCCCCCCCGG CGGCCGCATCACCCGGAGCCAACCCGGACACCCCCCGCTCAGCAACGGCAAAGAGACAAGGAGGAGCAGCAAGAGATAA
- the RNF41 gene encoding E3 ubiquitin-protein ligase NRDP1, with amino-acid sequence MGYDVARFQGDVDEDLICPICSGVLEEPVQAPHCEHAFCNACITQWFSQQQTCPVDRSVVTVAHLRPVPRIMRNMLSKLQITCDNAVFGCTAVVRLDNLMAHLNDCEHNPKRPVTCEQGCGLEMPKDELPNHNCIKHLRSVVQQQQTRIAELEKTSAEHKHQLAEQKRDIQLLKAYMRAIRSVNPNLQNLEETIEYNEILEWVNSLQPARVTRWGGMISTPDAVLQAVIKRSLVESGCPPSITNELIENAHERNWPQGLATLETRQMNRRYYENYVAKRIPGKQAVVVMACENQHMGEDMVLEPGLVMIFAHGVEEI; translated from the exons ATGGGGTACGATGTGGCGCGATTCCAGGGGGATGTGGACGAGGACCTCATCTGCCCCATCTGCAGCGGTGTCCTGGAGGAGCCTGTGCAG GCCCCCCACTGCGAGCACGCCTTCTGCAACGCCTGCATCACGCAGTGGTTCTCGCAGCAGCAGACGTGCCCCGTGGACCGCAGCGTGGTGACGGTGGCTCACCTGCGGCCCGTGCCGCGCATCATGCGGAACATGCTCTCCAAGCTGCAGATCACCTGTGACAACGCCGTCTTCGGCTGCACGGCCGTCGTGCGCCTCGACAACCTCATGGCTCACCTCAATGACTGCGAGCACAACCCCAAGCGCCCTGTGACCTGCGAGCAGGGCTGCGG CTTGGAAATGCCCAAGGACGAGCTCCCCAACCACAACTGCATCAAACACTTGCGATCtgtggtgcagcagcagcagaccaGGATCGCTGAGCTGGAGAAGACCTCAGCTGAGCACAAGCACCAACTGGCTGAGCAG AAGAGGGACATCCAGCTGCTCAAGGCCTACATGCGCGCCATCCGCAGCGTCAACCCCAACCTGCAGAACCTGGAGGAGACCATCGAGTACAACGAGATCCTGGA GTGGGTGAACTCCCTGCAGCCGGCGCGGGTGACACGCTGGGGGGGGATGATCTCCACGCCGGACGCTGTGCTCCAGGCTGTCATCAAGCGCTCGCTGGTGGAGAGCGGCTGCCCCCCCTCCATCACCAACGAGCTCATCGAGAACGCGCACGAGCGCAACTGGCCCCAGGGCCTGGCCACGCTGGAGACGCGGCAGATGAACCGGCGCTACTATGAGAACTACGTGGCCAAGCGCATCCCCGGCAAGCAGGCGGTGGTGGTGATGGCCTGCGAGAACCAGCACATGGGCGAGGACATGGTCCTCGAGCCAGGGCTCGTCATGATCTTCGCTCATGGCGTGGAGGAGATCTGA